The following are encoded together in the Victivallis lenta genome:
- a CDS encoding 2-dehydro-3-deoxy-6-phosphogalactonate aldolase — protein sequence MTFQQQCERCPVVAILRGITPDEITDVCETLREAGIRLLEVPLNSPDALESIRRAAREYHAGTELLIGAGTVLTPAAVREVAEAGGRFIISPDTNPEVIRETKRLGLVSMPGFFTATEAFAALRAGADCLKLFPAGALGPGYVKDLKAVIKAPIMAVGGVDTANAADFLKVCAGIGVGSALYKPGKPLSAIAEDARRFTASAR from the coding sequence ATGACCTTTCAACAGCAATGCGAACGCTGTCCCGTCGTCGCGATCCTGCGCGGCATCACGCCGGACGAAATTACGGATGTCTGCGAAACGCTCCGGGAAGCCGGAATCCGGCTCCTCGAAGTGCCGCTGAACTCGCCGGACGCCCTCGAGAGCATCCGGCGCGCCGCGCGGGAATACCACGCCGGAACGGAACTGCTGATCGGCGCCGGAACCGTCCTCACCCCGGCAGCGGTCCGCGAAGTGGCAGAGGCGGGAGGGCGCTTCATCATCTCGCCGGATACGAATCCCGAAGTCATCCGCGAAACGAAACGCCTCGGGCTTGTCTCCATGCCGGGCTTCTTCACCGCGACCGAGGCGTTCGCCGCCCTGCGGGCCGGAGCCGACTGCCTGAAACTCTTTCCGGCCGGCGCTCTCGGTCCCGGCTATGTGAAGGACCTGAAGGCGGTGATCAAGGCGCCGATCATGGCGGTCGGCGGCGTCGATACGGCCAATGCGGCGGACTTCCTGAAAGTCTGCGCCGGAATCGGCGTCGGCTCGGCACTCTACAAGCCCGGCAAACCGCTCTCCGCCATCGCGGAAGACGCCCGGCGCTTTACCGCTTCCGCCCGGTAA
- a CDS encoding GNAT family N-acetyltransferase, producing MVPEFRKISDFPRGTLFALLSDAYSFDCRCARHWGGDWREFDSFFCDRPEIADRYGFVTTLDGRAVGFASWDPRQQPEYAIIGHNCIASAYKGQGYGVRQLQETVDRISRYGVDRIVVTTNELMVPARRMYERVGFRQVRRRPADGFAGEYIDYEYCR from the coding sequence ATGGTTCCTGAATTCAGAAAAATCAGCGATTTTCCGAGGGGAACGCTGTTTGCCCTGCTGTCCGACGCGTATTCATTCGATTGCCGGTGCGCACGGCACTGGGGAGGCGACTGGAGGGAGTTCGACAGCTTCTTCTGCGACCGCCCGGAGATTGCCGACCGGTACGGATTTGTCACGACTCTCGACGGCAGGGCCGTCGGGTTTGCTTCGTGGGACCCGAGGCAACAGCCGGAATATGCGATAATCGGGCATAACTGCATTGCCTCGGCTTATAAGGGGCAGGGATACGGCGTCAGGCAGCTTCAAGAGACCGTCGACCGGATTTCCCGGTATGGCGTCGACAGAATCGTCGTGACCACGAACGAACTGATGGTTCCGGCCCGGAGAATGTATGAACGGGTGGGATTCCGGCAGGTCCGGCGCCGGCCGGCCGACGGGTTCGCCGGTGAATATATCGATTACGAGTACTGCCGGTAA
- a CDS encoding DUF368 domain-containing protein has product MSEKKTAKRSIREHLRIYITGLIMGGADIVPGVSGGTMAFILGIYEELIESIKRFTSAEAIGMAATFQIRKMFKTLPWPFLLVLGLGILTAIAVLSTPIHWMLKNQPVLIWAFFFGLVVASIFAVFNRVRKWTPFCVAALIAGGAAGWIVVGLPLLRNPPDSYIYLVLCGAIAICAMILPGISGSFILLLMGKYDYVLNAVNELKAGTNFGQNLLILALFVVGIVLGISSFVRLLSWLFRKFHDLTVAVLIGFMAGSLRKVWPWKAGGSDDAANVLPTSFGSEFWSAVGLAAAGFIIVFALETVARQMEKKSAAKNREA; this is encoded by the coding sequence ATGAGCGAAAAGAAAACAGCCAAACGTTCGATCAGAGAGCATCTGCGAATCTACATCACCGGCCTCATCATGGGCGGAGCCGACATCGTTCCCGGCGTCTCCGGCGGAACCATGGCCTTCATTCTCGGCATCTACGAGGAACTGATCGAATCGATCAAACGCTTCACTTCCGCCGAGGCCATCGGCATGGCAGCCACTTTTCAGATCCGGAAAATGTTCAAAACCCTGCCGTGGCCGTTCCTGCTGGTTCTCGGGCTCGGTATCCTCACCGCCATCGCGGTCCTTTCCACGCCGATTCACTGGATGCTCAAGAACCAGCCCGTGCTGATCTGGGCCTTCTTTTTCGGGCTGGTCGTCGCGTCCATCTTCGCCGTATTCAACCGGGTGCGCAAATGGACTCCGTTCTGCGTCGCCGCACTGATCGCCGGGGGAGCTGCCGGCTGGATCGTCGTCGGGCTGCCGCTGCTCCGGAATCCGCCCGACAGCTATATCTACCTCGTGCTCTGCGGAGCGATCGCCATCTGCGCGATGATCCTGCCCGGCATTTCCGGTTCGTTCATCCTGCTGCTGATGGGCAAGTACGATTATGTGCTGAACGCGGTCAACGAACTCAAGGCCGGCACCAATTTCGGGCAGAACCTGCTGATTCTCGCCCTCTTCGTCGTCGGCATCGTCCTCGGGATCAGTTCGTTCGTCCGGCTTCTGAGCTGGCTGTTCCGGAAGTTCCACGATCTCACGGTCGCCGTCCTCATCGGCTTCATGGCCGGGTCGCTGCGCAAGGTCTGGCCGTGGAAAGCCGGCGGCAGCGACGATGCGGCCAATGTGCTGCCGACTTCGTTCGGCTCGGAATTCTGGTCCGCGGTCGGTCTCGCCGCGGCCGGATTCATCATTGTATTTGCCCTCGAAACCGTCGCCCGGCAGATGGAAAAGAAGTCGGCGGCCAAAAACAGGGAAGCATAA
- the lgt gene encoding prolipoprotein diacylglyceryl transferase, which yields MHPILLSFGSFSIRSYGAMAALGFVLGCWLVNVNRKYARMSSDQASTSLFVAMIAGIIGARIFYVVQYFKQYRDNFWGIFRVDQGGLVFYGGFLLALAALWLYCRRSKLDIVRVLDVYAPAMAIAHACGRIGCFLNGCCWGKPTDLFWGVSYPEGSNPALCYPGESLHPVQLYEAGEQFLLFFLYFYLVRHTKRGITMASYLTLYGIFRFLNELLRGDNPKVLADFFTPAQVIGLLIIPAGLGLFIYFQRHESKDTELSH from the coding sequence ATGCATCCGATTCTTCTGTCATTCGGCAGCTTTTCGATCCGCAGCTACGGGGCGATGGCCGCACTCGGTTTCGTCCTCGGCTGCTGGCTGGTCAATGTGAACAGAAAATACGCCCGGATGAGTTCGGATCAGGCATCCACCTCGCTCTTTGTCGCCATGATCGCCGGAATCATCGGCGCGCGCATTTTCTATGTCGTGCAGTATTTCAAGCAGTACCGCGACAACTTCTGGGGCATCTTCCGGGTGGATCAGGGCGGACTCGTTTTCTACGGCGGCTTCCTGCTGGCGCTGGCCGCGCTCTGGCTCTACTGCCGCCGCAGCAAGCTCGACATCGTCCGTGTGCTGGACGTGTACGCGCCGGCCATGGCCATCGCCCACGCCTGCGGGCGGATCGGCTGCTTCCTGAACGGCTGCTGCTGGGGAAAGCCGACCGATCTCTTCTGGGGAGTCTCCTATCCGGAAGGCAGCAATCCCGCGCTCTGCTATCCCGGTGAAAGTCTGCACCCGGTCCAGCTTTATGAGGCGGGGGAGCAATTTCTGCTCTTTTTCCTCTATTTTTACCTGGTGCGTCATACGAAGCGCGGCATCACGATGGCCAGTTATCTGACGCTCTACGGCATCTTCCGTTTCCTGAATGAACTGCTGCGCGGCGACAATCCGAAGGTGCTGGCCGATTTTTTCACGCCCGCCCAGGTGATCGGGCTGCTGATCATTCCGGCCGGCCTCGGTCTCTTCATCTATTTTCAACGCCATGAATCAAAAGATACTGAGCTTTCGCATTGA
- a CDS encoding RluA family pseudouridine synthase: MNQKILSFRIDAGDAGTRLDRCLSRLIPGSSRTYLQKLIAGGLVTSGDAALTIPRYPVRAGMEIRVALPEPENSEPAPEPFDFPILYEDEAMLVISKPAGVVVHPAVGNPTGTVVNALLGRYPNLAETLACGSSRPGIVHRLDKDTSGCLVIAKTPDAQYKLCTAFAGRETSKTYLAIVRGIPHRPEAEISGLIGRHPVNRQKMAVVERNGKFALTRYRLEKSGCINGCPVSLMKVRILTGRTHQIRVHLASVGIPVLGDATYGGVLSALPEIERQMLHAWKLQLPHPVTGEKIEFCAPLPDDFQTTLNRF; this comes from the coding sequence ATGAATCAAAAGATACTGAGCTTTCGCATTGACGCCGGGGATGCCGGGACCCGCCTGGACCGCTGCCTGTCGCGGCTGATTCCGGGTTCATCGCGCACCTACCTGCAGAAGCTGATCGCCGGCGGACTGGTCACGTCCGGCGACGCGGCGCTGACGATTCCGCGCTACCCGGTGCGGGCCGGCATGGAAATCCGTGTAGCGCTGCCGGAGCCGGAAAACTCGGAACCGGCTCCGGAACCATTTGATTTCCCGATCCTCTACGAGGATGAGGCGATGCTGGTCATCTCAAAACCGGCCGGCGTCGTTGTGCATCCGGCTGTCGGCAACCCGACCGGCACGGTGGTCAACGCGCTGCTCGGCCGTTATCCGAATCTGGCCGAGACGCTGGCCTGCGGTTCGAGCCGCCCCGGGATTGTCCACCGGCTCGACAAAGACACTTCCGGCTGTCTGGTCATCGCCAAAACGCCCGATGCCCAGTACAAGCTCTGCACGGCTTTCGCGGGCCGGGAAACGTCGAAAACCTACCTTGCCATCGTCCGCGGCATTCCGCACCGGCCCGAGGCGGAAATCAGCGGACTCATCGGCCGGCATCCGGTCAACCGCCAGAAAATGGCGGTCGTCGAACGCAACGGCAAGTTCGCCCTCACCCGTTACCGGCTGGAAAAAAGCGGCTGCATCAACGGCTGCCCGGTCAGTCTCATGAAAGTCCGCATCCTGACCGGCCGCACCCATCAGATCCGGGTCCACCTGGCCTCGGTCGGAATACCGGTGCTCGGGGATGCGACCTACGGCGGGGTGCTCTCCGCACTTCCCGAAATCGAGCGCCAGATGCTGCACGCCTGGAAACTGCAGCTGCCGCATCCCGTAACCGGGGAGAAGATCGAATTCTGCGCTCCGCTTCCGGATGACTTTCAGACAACACTTAACCGATTTTAA
- a CDS encoding helix-turn-helix domain-containing protein: protein MAITPLKTKFGKLIRDYLRNAEIRQNDLAARLKVSGSAVSQMLHGKIVPNQQQLATICELLMLDRAQAFELQSMLSGIRTGAENMRSPFNQTMFALRCQRGLTHQQLANLSGIPASHLMVFENCFEAVPTLDEASKLAPILGCTPASLLQSAGVGGLSRSVIDQLKKEGGYLEEDVVSEPDGPYKFSTERQAPLLDLIDLEDFDGKSIDDFARRRATKVLDLSSGDLPENVIAISASGRDLAIGIPGTVLLLVSSERPSNYRDLDLCRTNEERFLLQESRRNGVKEFRLAGTRKPNTSGVRWKLPVLEIIIRPTKPEPKEK, encoded by the coding sequence ATGGCAATAACACCTTTGAAAACGAAATTCGGAAAACTGATTCGCGACTATCTGCGCAATGCGGAGATTCGCCAGAATGATCTCGCCGCCAGACTGAAGGTTTCCGGTTCGGCGGTGTCCCAGATGCTGCACGGGAAAATCGTGCCGAACCAGCAGCAGCTGGCCACGATCTGCGAACTGCTGATGCTGGACCGGGCGCAGGCGTTCGAACTGCAGTCCATGCTTTCCGGCATCCGTACCGGGGCGGAAAACATGCGTTCCCCCTTCAACCAGACCATGTTCGCCCTGCGCTGCCAGCGCGGGCTGACCCATCAGCAGCTGGCCAACCTTTCCGGCATCCCGGCTTCCCATCTGATGGTGTTCGAGAACTGCTTTGAAGCGGTTCCGACCCTCGATGAAGCCAGCAAGCTCGCCCCGATCCTCGGCTGCACCCCGGCTTCTCTGCTTCAGAGCGCCGGCGTCGGCGGCCTCTCGCGAAGCGTCATCGACCAGCTCAAAAAAGAGGGCGGCTACCTGGAGGAGGATGTGGTCAGCGAGCCGGACGGGCCGTACAAATTCAGCACGGAGCGGCAGGCGCCGCTGCTTGACCTGATCGATCTGGAGGATTTCGACGGAAAGTCGATCGATGATTTCGCCCGGCGCCGCGCCACGAAGGTGCTGGATCTCAGCAGCGGCGACCTGCCGGAAAACGTGATCGCAATCAGCGCTTCGGGGCGCGATCTCGCCATCGGCATTCCCGGCACGGTGCTGCTGCTGGTTTCGTCCGAGCGGCCCTCCAATTACCGGGATCTGGACCTGTGCCGGACCAATGAAGAGCGGTTCCTGCTGCAGGAGAGCCGGCGGAACGGCGTGAAGGAGTTCCGGCTGGCCGGAACCCGCAAGCCGAACACCAGCGGTGTCCGCTGGAAGCTGCCGGTTCTGGAAATCATCATCCGGCCGACGAAGCCGGAACCGAAAGAGAAATAA